A single Aggregatilinea lenta DNA region contains:
- a CDS encoding phospholipase D-like domain-containing protein translates to MSKSRSTSSKKRTTNGQRVTIGGVAGIVIVAIVMLAQYALGIDVLETEEDTIPPTSMQAPADIGGATTTLTAIPGGYDGGWFQLYFTSPINTEDESQFTGAPIENALVAAIDGAQRSVDMAVFEFNSQPITDALLRAHERGVQVRAVTDGDYGLEDPETTLDQLEDAGIEVVSDEGRGAYMHDKFFIIDGTYVWTGSTNITHNGIYNNNNNAMLIRSTQLAQNYQEEFDELFAGEFGATSPGEILNPNIVVNGTEIETFFEAEGNLSNGHDLPTRLAALVDDAHTVRFMAFVLTRSDLMDPMIERATSGELDVMGIVERSQRRYTTSMMCAGLQVRQDGNPDVFHHKVFIIDDDIVVMGSFNFSASAADNNDENVLIIHNAAVAGAYLQEFERRWAEATPVAAEDLSCS, encoded by the coding sequence ATGAGCAAGAGTCGATCGACGAGTAGCAAAAAACGCACCACCAACGGCCAGCGCGTCACGATCGGCGGCGTGGCCGGGATCGTGATCGTGGCAATCGTCATGCTGGCCCAGTACGCGCTGGGGATCGACGTGCTGGAGACGGAAGAGGACACCATCCCGCCCACGTCCATGCAAGCGCCCGCCGATATCGGCGGGGCCACGACCACGCTGACGGCCATCCCCGGTGGCTACGACGGCGGCTGGTTCCAGCTCTATTTCACCAGTCCGATCAACACCGAGGATGAGAGCCAATTCACCGGCGCGCCCATCGAAAACGCGCTGGTGGCCGCCATCGACGGTGCGCAGCGCTCGGTGGACATGGCCGTCTTCGAGTTCAACTCGCAGCCCATCACCGACGCTCTGCTGCGCGCCCACGAGCGCGGCGTGCAGGTGCGTGCGGTCACCGACGGCGACTATGGCCTGGAGGATCCCGAAACCACGCTGGACCAGCTCGAAGACGCGGGCATCGAGGTCGTCTCGGACGAGGGTCGGGGCGCGTACATGCACGACAAGTTCTTCATTATCGACGGCACGTACGTCTGGACCGGCTCGACCAATATCACCCACAACGGGATCTACAACAATAACAACAACGCGATGCTGATCCGCTCCACGCAGCTCGCGCAGAACTACCAGGAGGAGTTCGACGAGCTGTTCGCGGGCGAATTTGGGGCTACGTCGCCCGGCGAGATCCTCAACCCGAACATCGTCGTCAACGGCACGGAGATCGAGACGTTCTTCGAGGCAGAGGGCAACCTGTCCAACGGCCACGACCTGCCCACGCGGCTGGCGGCGCTGGTGGACGACGCGCACACGGTGCGCTTCATGGCGTTCGTGCTGACGCGCAGCGACCTGATGGACCCGATGATCGAGCGCGCGACATCCGGGGAGCTGGACGTGATGGGCATCGTGGAGCGCAGCCAGCGCCGCTATACCACGTCGATGATGTGCGCCGGGCTTCAGGTGCGGCAGGACGGCAACCCGGATGTGTTCCATCACAAGGTGTTCATCATCGACGACGACATCGTGGTGATGGGGTCGTTCAACTTCTCGGCCAGCGCCGCCGACAACAACGACGAGAACGTGCTGATCATCCATAACGCAGCCGTCGCGGGGGCGTACTTGCAGGAGTTCGAGAGGCGCTGGGCCGAAGCGACGCCGGTCGCGGCAGAGGACTTGAGCTGTTCGTAA
- a CDS encoding HEAT repeat domain-containing protein translates to MGEVQPSVNVLESLQLLRSDNPIERKHGIVALSGIIEDPRVLRVFEHLYENDPDSGVRQMAWRAINRQGPSIPAPGPVAAPAQADDRPPAPAKASAPRSTAQPEPFLINPANVRLLAAQARSQSPWRGGWAFFLAAVVLLAAGLAWGWVLPGWIDQIQLNRDGVTAAGEVIRLYEQSSDGGSPHYYASYRFTVGEDTERPIVMRTEQRITEHDFARLDSGSPIEVTYVSGAPERVRLSIDTPAAQQRETVTVAAAGLSVAAILLLIIGLLQHGRAPRMRGRILWGEVVRAVGELDARGRYTVRMRYRFRLPNSKKWVVKQTGRPRSDLDPEDIPQPGTPVVVYYRTKKEHRLL, encoded by the coding sequence ATGGGGGAAGTACAACCGTCGGTCAACGTGCTCGAAAGCTTGCAGCTGCTGCGCAGCGATAACCCGATCGAGCGTAAGCACGGGATCGTGGCTCTCAGCGGCATCATCGAAGATCCGCGCGTGCTGCGCGTCTTCGAGCACCTCTACGAAAACGACCCCGATTCCGGCGTGCGGCAGATGGCGTGGCGCGCTATCAACCGCCAGGGACCGTCGATCCCTGCGCCGGGACCGGTCGCCGCGCCCGCTCAGGCCGACGATAGGCCTCCGGCCCCCGCCAAAGCGTCCGCGCCGCGCAGCACCGCCCAACCGGAACCCTTCCTGATCAACCCCGCCAACGTACGGCTGCTGGCCGCACAGGCCCGCTCACAATCGCCCTGGCGCGGCGGGTGGGCGTTTTTCCTGGCCGCCGTCGTGCTGCTGGCCGCAGGTCTCGCGTGGGGCTGGGTACTACCCGGCTGGATCGACCAGATCCAGCTCAACCGCGACGGCGTCACGGCGGCGGGCGAAGTCATCCGCCTGTACGAACAGTCCAGTGACGGCGGCAGCCCGCACTATTACGCCAGCTACCGCTTCACTGTTGGCGAGGACACAGAGCGCCCGATTGTGATGCGCACCGAGCAGCGCATCACCGAGCACGACTTCGCCCGGCTGGACAGCGGCAGCCCGATCGAGGTGACGTACGTATCCGGCGCGCCGGAACGCGTGCGCCTGTCGATCGACACGCCCGCCGCGCAGCAGCGCGAGACGGTGACAGTCGCCGCCGCTGGGCTGAGCGTCGCAGCGATCCTGCTGCTGATCATCGGCCTGCTGCAGCACGGGCGCGCACCGCGCATGCGCGGGCGCATTCTGTGGGGTGAGGTCGTGCGCGCCGTCGGCGAGTTGGACGCGCGGGGCAGGTACACCGTGCGCATGCGCTATCGCTTCCGCCTGCCCAACAGCAAAAAGTGGGTCGTCAAGCAGACGGGCCGTCCGCGCAGCGACCTGGATCCCGAAGACATCCCGCAGCCGGGCACGCCCGTAGTGGTCTATTACCGCACGAAGAAGGAGCACCGGCTGCTGTAG
- a CDS encoding nicotinate phosphoribosyltransferase, translating into MTAPQHPGDSILFTDYYQLTMAQVYYRMGLHEKQVQFDHFFRSYPDYGAHQAGYCINAGLEWILDWMRSARFEDGDIDYLRMQTGRAGTRTFDDDFLAWLRANGSFDGLSLYAIPEGRVVHPGVSLTVVQGPMAMAQILETPLLNHLNFQTLIATKASRMHQSGQGRLLLEFGMRRGQGLGANEGVRAALIGGADFSSNVAMSRALGYPPKGTHAHSLVQVAMALGLGELGAFRAYAEAYPDDCLLLVDTIDTLESGIPNAITVFEELRRKGHEPMGIRLDSGDLAYLAIRSAKMLDDAGFPHATITLSGDLDELVIWQIMTQIRDEAPRWNVDADHVIKRLSYGVGTRLITSAGEPALGGVYKLVAVCDGGAWIPAIKVSESAAKTPNPGHKDIWRIYDRRGTATADLLTAEDEDPATMEVLTLRHPSDQSKLRTLHQSDISEIEPLLVPVLDEGKLVVDLPDIEGIRARRQADVDRLDPGVRRLINPHIYHVSLSAKLWQLKHTLIDTALEQSR; encoded by the coding sequence ATGACCGCACCGCAGCATCCCGGCGACAGCATCCTGTTTACCGACTACTACCAGCTTACGATGGCCCAGGTGTATTACCGCATGGGCCTGCACGAAAAGCAGGTCCAGTTCGATCACTTCTTCCGCAGCTATCCTGACTATGGCGCGCACCAGGCGGGCTACTGCATTAACGCCGGGCTGGAATGGATTCTGGACTGGATGCGCAGCGCCCGTTTTGAGGACGGCGACATCGACTACCTGCGCATGCAGACGGGTCGGGCCGGAACGCGCACCTTCGATGACGACTTTCTGGCGTGGCTGCGCGCCAACGGCAGCTTCGACGGGCTGAGCCTGTACGCCATCCCTGAAGGGCGCGTGGTACACCCCGGCGTATCGCTGACGGTGGTCCAGGGGCCGATGGCAATGGCGCAGATCCTCGAAACCCCACTGCTGAACCACCTCAACTTCCAGACGCTGATCGCCACCAAAGCCAGCCGCATGCACCAGAGCGGCCAGGGACGACTGCTGCTCGAGTTTGGTATGCGGCGCGGACAGGGCCTGGGTGCCAACGAGGGCGTGCGCGCGGCGTTGATCGGCGGGGCGGACTTTTCGTCGAACGTGGCGATGTCGCGCGCGCTGGGTTACCCGCCCAAGGGCACGCACGCGCACAGTCTGGTCCAGGTGGCGATGGCGCTCGGCCTGGGCGAGCTGGGCGCGTTCCGCGCGTACGCGGAAGCGTACCCGGACGACTGCCTGCTGCTGGTGGATACCATCGACACGCTGGAAAGCGGCATTCCCAACGCGATTACCGTCTTCGAAGAGCTGCGGCGCAAGGGTCACGAGCCGATGGGCATCCGCCTGGACTCCGGCGACCTCGCGTATCTCGCCATTCGCAGCGCAAAGATGCTCGACGACGCGGGCTTCCCCCACGCGACGATCACGCTCTCCGGCGATCTGGATGAGCTGGTCATCTGGCAGATTATGACGCAGATCCGTGACGAAGCGCCGCGCTGGAACGTGGATGCCGATCACGTCATCAAGCGTCTGTCATACGGCGTCGGCACGCGGCTGATCACGTCGGCGGGTGAACCGGCGCTGGGCGGCGTGTATAAGCTGGTGGCCGTATGCGACGGCGGCGCGTGGATCCCGGCGATCAAAGTGTCGGAGTCGGCGGCCAAGACGCCCAACCCCGGCCACAAGGACATCTGGCGGATCTACGACCGGCGCGGCACGGCGACCGCCGACCTGCTCACCGCCGAGGACGAAGATCCCGCCACGATGGAGGTCCTCACACTGCGGCACCCGTCCGACCAGAGCAAGCTGCGCACGCTGCATCAAAGCGATATTTCCGAGATCGAGCCGCTGCTGGTCCCGGTGCTGGACGAGGGCAAACTGGTGGTCGATCTGCCGGACATCGAGGGCATCCGCGCGCGCCGCCAGGCGGACGTCGACCGACTCGACCCCGGTGTGCGGCGGCTGATCAACCCGCACATTTACCACGTCTCGCTGAGCGCCAAGCTGTGGCAGCTCAAGCACACGCTGATCGATACCGCGCTGGAGCAGAGCCGGTAG
- a CDS encoding AAA family ATPase translates to MRFDRFTERAQDAAVRAYEILQRYGHNQVDTEHMLLALLEQPGGVIPQLLEKMSVDQDAMREQLDNVLKASPKAAIYGGGAGQVFITPRVKRVVDIANEEANRLKDEYISTEHLFLAILSERRTAVARILTEAGVTKERVLEVIKDVRGGQRVTDPQAEARYRTLEKYSRDLTQMALEGKLDPVIGRDDEILRVIQILSRRTKNNPVLIGEAGVGKTAIVEGLAQKIASDDVPEILANKRVVSLDLGGMIAGSRFRGEFEERLKAAIEEIQRSEGEIILFIDELHQVVGAGAASGALDASNMMKPALARGELNCIGATTLDEYRQHIEKDSALDRRFAPVFVEEPSIDETIDMLRGLRDRYEAHHKITYTDAALIAAAKLSQRYVTDRKLPDKAIDLMDEAASKLRIALYSMPGDLKDMKRELDRLEADEEEASLARDYEQAAIVKSDRLKLEEDYDNARMEWQQENTLDEIVDEHDIAEVIAQWTGIPVSQMMETEADKLLRMEDVLHRSIIGQGPAVVAISDAIRRARSGLKDPRRPIGSFIFLGSSGVGKTELAKALAEFMFDDEDALLRIDMSEYREQHTASRLFGAPPGYVGYEEGGQLTEAVRRRPYRVILFDEIEKAHPEVWNTLLQILEDGRMTDGQGRTVDFRNAVIIMTSNLGTEFARQGGALGFFTDNDPELIADHKAIEEALRRTFRPEFLNRIDEIIIFEPLTLDQVEQIVDLQMQEIANRMAEQGLYVAMEAGARHKVAEVGFDPQFGARPLRRALQRYVESPLSIRLLKGEFRSGDLVEIYLDDDEQISFRHLESGHVPATVKEEVEEEEHAE, encoded by the coding sequence ATGCGTTTTGACCGTTTTACCGAACGGGCGCAAGATGCCGCCGTACGTGCGTACGAGATCTTGCAGCGCTACGGGCACAATCAGGTCGATACGGAGCATATGCTGCTCGCGCTGCTGGAACAGCCCGGCGGTGTCATTCCCCAACTGCTGGAAAAGATGAGCGTCGATCAGGACGCCATGCGCGAGCAGTTGGATAACGTGCTGAAGGCCAGCCCTAAGGCCGCGATTTACGGGGGCGGTGCGGGCCAGGTGTTCATCACGCCGCGCGTCAAGCGCGTGGTCGACATCGCCAACGAAGAAGCCAACCGGCTCAAAGACGAGTACATCAGCACCGAGCACCTGTTTCTGGCGATTCTCAGCGAGCGGCGCACGGCGGTCGCGCGTATCTTGACTGAAGCAGGCGTGACCAAAGAGCGCGTGCTGGAAGTGATCAAAGATGTGCGCGGCGGCCAACGTGTCACCGACCCCCAGGCCGAAGCACGCTATCGCACGCTCGAAAAGTACAGCCGCGACCTGACCCAGATGGCGCTGGAAGGCAAGCTCGATCCCGTAATCGGGCGTGACGACGAGATCCTGCGCGTGATCCAGATCCTCAGCCGCCGCACCAAGAACAACCCGGTGCTGATCGGCGAGGCGGGCGTGGGCAAGACCGCCATCGTCGAAGGGCTGGCGCAGAAGATCGCCAGCGACGACGTGCCCGAAATTCTGGCGAACAAGCGCGTGGTCAGCCTGGACCTCGGCGGTATGATCGCCGGGAGCCGCTTCCGTGGCGAGTTCGAAGAGCGCCTCAAGGCCGCGATCGAAGAGATCCAGCGGTCTGAAGGCGAGATCATCCTGTTCATCGACGAGCTTCATCAGGTCGTCGGCGCGGGCGCAGCCTCCGGCGCGCTGGACGCCAGCAACATGATGAAGCCCGCACTGGCACGCGGCGAGTTGAACTGTATCGGCGCGACCACGCTGGACGAGTATCGCCAGCACATCGAAAAGGACTCCGCGCTGGACCGCCGTTTCGCGCCGGTCTTCGTCGAGGAGCCGTCGATCGACGAGACGATCGATATGCTGCGCGGTCTGCGCGACCGCTACGAAGCGCACCACAAAATCACGTACACCGACGCAGCCCTGATCGCGGCGGCCAAGCTCAGCCAGCGTTACGTGACTGACCGCAAGCTGCCGGACAAGGCCATCGACCTGATGGATGAGGCCGCGTCCAAGCTGCGCATCGCGCTCTACTCTATGCCCGGCGATTTGAAGGACATGAAGCGCGAGCTGGACCGGCTCGAAGCCGACGAGGAAGAGGCCAGCCTCGCTCGTGATTACGAACAGGCCGCCATCGTCAAGTCCGACCGGCTGAAGCTGGAAGAAGACTACGACAACGCGCGGATGGAATGGCAGCAGGAAAACACGCTCGACGAGATCGTGGACGAGCACGACATCGCGGAAGTCATCGCCCAGTGGACCGGCATCCCGGTCAGCCAGATGATGGAGACCGAGGCCGACAAGCTGCTGCGCATGGAAGACGTGCTGCACCGGAGCATCATCGGCCAGGGTCCGGCGGTGGTTGCCATCTCCGATGCGATCCGGCGCGCGCGCAGCGGTCTGAAGGATCCCCGCCGCCCGATCGGCTCGTTCATCTTCCTGGGTAGCAGCGGCGTCGGTAAAACCGAGCTGGCGAAGGCCCTGGCGGAGTTCATGTTCGACGACGAAGACGCGCTGCTGCGCATCGACATGAGCGAGTACCGCGAGCAGCACACGGCCAGCCGCCTGTTCGGTGCGCCGCCGGGGTATGTGGGCTATGAGGAAGGCGGCCAGCTCACCGAAGCGGTCCGCCGCCGCCCCTACCGCGTGATCCTGTTCGACGAGATCGAGAAGGCGCATCCCGAAGTGTGGAACACGCTGCTCCAGATCCTCGAAGACGGACGCATGACCGACGGTCAGGGCCGCACGGTGGACTTCCGCAACGCCGTGATCATCATGACCAGCAACCTGGGCACCGAGTTCGCCCGCCAAGGTGGCGCGTTGGGCTTCTTCACCGACAACGACCCGGAGCTGATCGCGGATCACAAGGCGATCGAAGAGGCGCTGCGTCGAACCTTCCGGCCTGAGTTCCTCAACCGCATCGACGAGATCATCATCTTCGAGCCGCTGACGCTCGATCAGGTGGAGCAGATCGTGGACCTGCAAATGCAGGAGATCGCGAACCGGATGGCCGAACAGGGCCTGTACGTAGCGATGGAAGCGGGCGCGCGCCATAAGGTGGCCGAGGTGGGCTTCGACCCGCAGTTCGGCGCTCGCCCGCTGCGCCGCGCGCTCCAGCGCTACGTCGAAAGTCCGCTGAGCATACGCTTGCTGAAGGGCGAGTTCCGCTCCGGCGATCTGGTGGAAATCTACCTGGACGACGACGAGCAGATCAGCTTCCGGCACCTGGAAAGCGGCCACGTGCCCGCGACGGTGAAGGAAGAAGTCGAAGAAGAAGAGCACGCCGAGTAA
- a CDS encoding glycosyltransferase — MNLLHVIPYFAPAWAYGGVVRATTDLTRALTEAGHSVVVVTTDTLSPSERIDTEEEIIDGVRVIRLRNWSNLLRGKLNLSSPRMFTTTIRDLMAEHQIEVVHSHEMRTTENLRLAALTKELGVPLVLSPHGTLPYETGRQTVKQLWDRAFGARLLPHFSQVIALTGAEADEARAVWSACGVPLPDERISIVPNGIHLDDFAVLPPAEPFRAQWNLGEGPVVLFLGRLQERKGVQFLIPAFAQAVETAPDAKLLIVGPDEGMLATAQAQVEEYGLGDRVVFTGLLTGQDRLAALAASDVFAMPAVGEGFSMAVLEAMACGLPALLTPGCNFPEAAAEGAGIVAPREVPALADALATLLTDSDQRASMGRCAQALIRERYTWAQVAAQMDAVYRRVAARKR; from the coding sequence ATGAACCTGCTGCACGTCATTCCCTACTTCGCGCCCGCCTGGGCCTATGGCGGCGTGGTGCGGGCCACAACCGACCTCACTCGCGCCCTGACGGAAGCCGGGCACAGCGTCGTGGTGGTCACCACCGACACGCTCAGCCCATCGGAGCGCATCGACACCGAGGAAGAGATCATCGACGGCGTGCGCGTGATCCGGCTGCGCAACTGGAGCAACCTGCTGCGCGGCAAGCTGAATCTGTCCTCACCGCGTATGTTTACCACCACCATCCGCGACCTGATGGCCGAGCACCAGATCGAGGTCGTGCACTCCCACGAGATGCGCACCACGGAGAATTTACGCCTGGCCGCGCTGACGAAAGAACTGGGCGTGCCGCTGGTGCTGTCGCCGCACGGCACGCTGCCGTACGAAACCGGGCGGCAGACGGTCAAGCAGTTGTGGGATCGCGCCTTCGGGGCGCGGCTGCTGCCGCACTTTTCGCAGGTGATCGCGCTGACCGGGGCGGAAGCGGACGAGGCGCGTGCGGTGTGGTCGGCGTGCGGCGTGCCGCTGCCCGACGAGCGCATCAGCATCGTGCCGAACGGCATCCACCTGGACGACTTCGCCGTGCTGCCGCCTGCGGAGCCGTTCCGCGCACAGTGGAATTTGGGCGAGGGGCCGGTGGTGCTGTTCCTGGGGCGGCTCCAGGAGCGCAAGGGCGTGCAGTTCTTGATCCCCGCCTTCGCGCAGGCCGTCGAGACCGCGCCGGACGCCAAACTGCTGATCGTCGGGCCGGACGAGGGCATGCTCGCCACCGCGCAGGCGCAGGTCGAAGAATATGGATTGGGCGATCGCGTGGTGTTCACCGGCCTGCTGACCGGGCAGGATCGACTCGCGGCGCTGGCGGCGTCGGACGTGTTCGCCATGCCCGCCGTGGGCGAGGGGTTTTCGATGGCGGTGCTCGAAGCGATGGCGTGCGGGCTGCCCGCGCTGCTTACCCCCGGCTGCAACTTCCCCGAAGCGGCGGCGGAAGGAGCGGGGATCGTCGCCCCGCGCGAGGTTCCGGCGCTGGCGGACGCGCTGGCCACGCTTTTGACCGACTCCGATCAGCGCGCTAGTATGGGTCGCTGCGCGCAGGCGCTGATCCGCGAACGCTATACGTGGGCGCAGGTCGCCGCGCAGATGGACGCGGTGTATCGCCGGGTCGCCGCGCGGAAAAGATAG
- a CDS encoding flippase, with protein sequence MESPSTLESPADLSVPTAEAATESTTRRAARNATAMALSQISAKGLLFIWQLMLARWLGDEGYGVYGTIGALLAVGAVLPDFGMGMIVVRDVANHPKDASRYLSASLTMQPVLAVVGYGVLMIAAILFGYDSELRALLALAGVSLLVDTLGNICHNQLLAAERMVIPAVISTAHVGILVVLAAIALGLGGGLWGLYVATITAGVARTSAYWIALTRVGTRPQFPLDRGVARSMLINGAPLAMAAFLAQAYNHADKLITTAVLGAEGTGQLTAGFVIVFGVVEILSTTVLVAVFPLMSRTYSSGQRAMFEFMLEKLAFFNLTLSLPLAIYTSLLAVPLSGWLFGPEFTRTADVLKILIWYTVVNMVGNVFAQALLTQNRQRRLLVIRASGLALNIALLAVLLPRVGVQGAAIATLIAETTILTGILTSFDFPADWWGRARSHLWRLGLAAAGLMIIVLLLRRVHPLLAGIIGLPTYAALVLVSGAVARDDWDLIYRLATAMPGGAVVARYWKRKLA encoded by the coding sequence ATGGAATCTCCTTCCACTCTGGAATCCCCCGCCGATCTGTCTGTGCCGACTGCCGAGGCCGCCACGGAAAGCACCACGCGCCGCGCCGCGCGCAACGCGACCGCGATGGCCCTCTCGCAAATTTCCGCCAAGGGACTGCTGTTCATCTGGCAGCTTATGCTGGCGCGCTGGCTGGGGGACGAGGGCTACGGCGTGTACGGCACCATCGGCGCGCTGCTGGCCGTGGGCGCGGTCCTGCCGGACTTCGGCATGGGCATGATCGTCGTGCGCGACGTGGCGAACCATCCCAAAGACGCCAGCCGCTACCTGAGCGCGTCGCTCACCATGCAGCCGGTGCTGGCGGTGGTTGGCTACGGCGTGCTGATGATCGCGGCGATCCTTTTCGGCTACGATTCAGAACTGCGCGCGCTGCTGGCCCTGGCCGGGGTCAGCCTGCTGGTCGATACGCTGGGCAACATCTGCCACAACCAACTGCTCGCCGCGGAGCGTATGGTCATCCCGGCGGTCATCTCGACGGCGCACGTGGGCATTCTGGTGGTGTTGGCCGCGATTGCGCTCGGCCTTGGGGGTGGGCTGTGGGGGTTGTATGTCGCCACCATCACCGCCGGGGTGGCGCGTACGAGCGCCTACTGGATCGCCCTGACGCGCGTCGGCACGCGGCCCCAGTTCCCGCTGGATCGGGGCGTCGCGCGCAGCATGCTGATCAACGGCGCGCCGCTGGCGATGGCCGCGTTTCTTGCGCAGGCATATAACCACGCCGACAAGCTGATCACGACGGCGGTGCTCGGCGCGGAAGGCACAGGCCAGCTCACCGCCGGGTTCGTGATCGTGTTCGGGGTGGTCGAGATCCTCAGCACGACGGTGCTCGTCGCCGTGTTCCCGTTGATGTCGCGCACGTACAGCAGCGGGCAGCGCGCCATGTTCGAGTTCATGCTCGAAAAGCTGGCGTTCTTCAACCTGACGCTGAGCCTGCCCCTGGCGATTTACACGTCGCTGCTGGCCGTGCCGCTGTCGGGCTGGCTGTTCGGCCCGGAATTCACGCGTACGGCGGACGTGCTGAAGATTTTGATCTGGTACACCGTCGTGAACATGGTCGGCAACGTGTTCGCCCAGGCGCTGCTCACCCAGAACCGCCAGCGCCGCCTGCTCGTGATCCGCGCGTCGGGGCTGGCCTTGAACATCGCGCTGCTGGCGGTGCTGCTGCCACGGGTGGGCGTGCAGGGTGCGGCCATCGCCACGTTGATCGCGGAAACGACTATTCTGACCGGGATTCTCACGTCGTTCGATTTCCCCGCCGACTGGTGGGGGCGGGCGCGCAGCCATCTGTGGCGGCTCGGCCTCGCGGCGGCGGGCCTGATGATCATCGTGCTGCTGCTGCGGCGGGTGCATCCGCTGCTGGCCGGGATCATCGGGCTGCCCACGTATGCGGCGCTGGTCCTGGTGAGCGGCGCAGTCGCCCGCGACGACTGGGATCTGATCTACCGGCTGGCGACCGCGATGCCGGGCGGCGCGGTCGTCGCGCGCTACTGGAAAAGGAAATTGGCCTAA